The Oryza glaberrima chromosome 9, OglaRS2, whole genome shotgun sequence genome includes a window with the following:
- the LOC127783913 gene encoding uncharacterized protein At1g66480-like: MGNALAGKRRVAKVMTVDGATFRYRAPATAGVALRGHPAGHQLLESEEVRRLGVRARPLDRDAPLKPGKLYFLVQLPRGAVGYGGDDDPRAPRKTWSGALHVGARERLESLMLSRRTVSDMASVVPAARAVAGGGGEPARRPSSVEVGVDGAVRLRMRLPKSEVARLMKDSKDAAEAAERIMQLCVARDQGGAGAGAAVTLAASGPVSAMSGRKTSAMKKEKRTRFVALPDEIIG; encoded by the exons ATGGGCAACGCTCTCGCCGGCAAGCGGCGCGTGGCGAAGGTGATGACGGTGGACGGCGCCACGTTCCGGTAcagggcgccggcgacggcgggcgtgGCGCTGCGCGGGCACCCGGCCGGGCACCAGCTGCTCGAGTCGGAGGAGGTCCGCCGCCTCGGCGTGCGCGCCAGGCCGCTCGACCGCGACGCGCCGCTCAAGCCCGGCAAGCTCTACTTCCTCGTCCAGCTCCCCCGCGGCGCCGTTGGctatggcggcgacgacgacccgcGGGCGCCGCGCAAGACGTGGTCGGGGGCGCTCCACGTGGGCGCGAGGGAGCGGCTGGAGAGCCTGATGCTGTCGCGGCGCACCGTGTCGGACATGGCGTCGGtggtgccggcggcgagggcggtggccggcggcggcggcgagccggcgcggAGGCCGTCGTCCGTGGAGGTGGGCGtggacggcgcggtgcggctgCGGATGCGGCTGCCCAAGTCGGAGGTGGCGCGCCTGATGAAGGACAGCAAggacgccgccgaggccgccgagaGGATCATGCAGCTGTGCGTCGCCAGGGaccagggcggcgccggcgccggcgccgccgtcacgctcgccgcctccggcccgGTGTCGGCGATGTCGGGGAGGAAGACGTCGGCCATGAAGAAAGAG AAGCGGACGAGGTTTGTGGCCTTGCCTGACGAGATCATCGGATGA